From the Lathyrus oleraceus cultivar Zhongwan6 chromosome 4, CAAS_Psat_ZW6_1.0, whole genome shotgun sequence genome, one window contains:
- the LOC127073466 gene encoding uncharacterized protein LOC127073466 gives MGGICSRKRQVIEDDLRRGVSGRYCTSASTKWLGARSLRSRTNHFPGVGTCPSLMDLCINKMREDFHKYHTFSILPRDISQQIFNELVDSHCLTEASLNAFRDCALEDVYLGEYLGVNDDWMDVIASQGSSLLAVDVSGSNVTDSGLRLLKNCSNIQALTLNYCDQFSEHGLKHINGLSNLTSLSIRKSCAVTPDGMRAFSNLVNLEKLDLERCSYIHGGFVHFKGLKKLESLNIGCCKCITDSDMKAISGFINLKELQISNSNITDLGISYLRGLQKLATLNVEGCNITAACFEYISALAALACLNLNRCGLSDDGFEKFSGLTSLKRLSLAFNKITDVCLVHLKGLKNLEYLNLDSCQIGDEGLANLTGLTLLKILVLSDSEVGNGGLRYLSGLSKLEDLNLSFTSVTDNGLKRLSGLTSLKSLNLDARQITDSGLANLTSLSGLITLDLFGARITDSGTTYLRSFKNLQSLEICGGFLTDAGVKNIREIVSLTQLNLSQNCKLTDKTLELISGMTALKSLNVSNSRVTNQGLQYLKPLKNLRTLSLESCNVNAAEIKMLHSNDLPNLISFRPE, from the exons TCATTTTCCTGGAGTGGGTACTTGTCCCTCTCTTATGGATTTATGCATAAATAAGATGCGTGAG GATTTTCATAAATACCATACGTTTTCAATTCTACCAAGAGACATAAGCCAGCAGATCTTCAATGAATTGGTGGATTCTCATTGTCTTACAGAAGCATCTCTTAATGCTTTTCGTGATTGTGCTCTTGAG GATGTTTACTTGGGAGAATATCTTGGAGTGAATGATGATTGGATGGACGTCATTGCTTCACAAGGGTCTTCTTTACTTGCTGTTGATGTTTCTGGCTCTAATGTGACCGACAGTGGACTGCGACTCTTAAAGAATTGCTCAAATATTCAAGCATTGACCCTTAATTACTGTGATCAATTTTCTGAGCACGGACTCAAACACATCAATG GTCTATCAAACTTGACTTCATTGAGCATCAGGAAGAGCTGTGCTGTCACACCGGATGGAATGCGAGCCTTTTCCAACTTAGTTAATTTGGAGAAGTTGGACCTTGAGAGGTGTTCATATATTCATGGCGGATTTGTTCATTTTAAAG GTCTGAAAAAGCTCGAGTCTCTTAATATAGGATGCTGTAAATGTATTACGGATTCCGACATGAAGGCCATCTCAG GTTTTATTAATTTAAAGGAGTTGCAAATTTCCAACAGCAATATTACTGATCTTGGGATTTCTTACTTAAGAG GTTTGCAGAAGCTTGCCACATTAAATGTTGAAGGGTGCAATATCACTGCTGCATGCTTTGAGTATATTTCTG CCTTAGCTGCCCTGGCATGCTTAAATCTCAACAGATGCGGTCTTTCCGATGATGGATTTGAGAAATTTTCTG GTCTTACAAGCTTGAAGAGGTTAAGTCTTGCATTTAACAAGATTACAGACGTGTGCTTAGTTCATCTAAAAG GTTTAAAAAATTTGGAGTATTTGAATCTGGATTCTTGCCAGATTGGCGATGAAGGGCTTGCGAATTTGACAG GCCTCACTCTCTTGAAAATCCTAGTGTTGTCTGATTCTGAAGTTGGGAACGGCGGGCTTCGATATTTATCAG GGTTAAGCAAACTTGAAGATTTGAATCTGTCATTTACTTCAGTAACTGATAATGGCCTGAAAAGGCTCTCAGGACTGACAAGTCTTAAATCACTTAATCTGGATGCTCGACAGATAACTGATTCTGGACTGGCAAATCTTACAA GTCTGAGTGGATTGATAACTTTGGATCTCTTTGGTGCCCGTATCACTGACTCTGGAACTACATATTTACGGT CGTTCAAGAACCTGCAATCCCTTGAGATATGTGGTGGATTTTTAACTGATGCAGGTGTGAAAAATATTAGAGAAATTGTCTCCCTTACACAGCTAAACCTTTCTCAGAATTGCAAATTGACAGATAAAACCCTGGAGTTAATTTCTG GAATGACTGCGCTGAAGTCACTAAATGTTTCAAATTCTCGTGTAACAAACCAAGGACTACAATATTTGAAGCCTCTAAAGAATTTACGCACTCTTTCCTTGGAGTCTTGCAATGTCAATGCAGCTGAAATTAAGATGCTCCATTCAAATGATCTTCCAAATTTGATAAGTTTTCGGCCAGAGTAG